The following are encoded together in the Acidicapsa ligni genome:
- a CDS encoding cobalamin B12-binding domain-containing protein, with product MVPFRLVQHATPTRPIRVLVAKAGLDGHDRGAKIIARALRDAGMEVLYTGLRKTPESIVQAAIEEDVDCIGLSILSGAHNALVPRLITLLKEQKAEDILLVLGGTIPQADIPALKEKGVAEVFGPGTPLDAIITFLQQKIQPRTANLEARA from the coding sequence ATGGTACCGTTCCGCTTAGTGCAGCACGCAACTCCAACCCGCCCCATCCGCGTCCTTGTAGCCAAAGCCGGCCTGGATGGCCACGACCGCGGTGCGAAGATCATTGCCCGCGCCCTGCGCGATGCGGGCATGGAAGTCCTTTACACAGGCCTGCGCAAAACCCCCGAAAGCATCGTCCAGGCAGCTATTGAAGAGGACGTAGACTGCATCGGCCTCAGTATTCTCTCGGGAGCCCACAATGCTCTCGTACCCCGCCTGATCACGCTGCTCAAGGAGCAAAAGGCTGAAGACATCCTGCTCGTCTTAGGCGGCACCATCCCTCAGGCCGACATTCCCGCGCTGAAAGAAAAAGGCGTAGCCGAAGTCTTTGGACCCGGTACGCCTCTCGATGCAATCATCACTTTTTTACAACAGAAGATCCAACCCAGAACGGCGAATCTGGAAGCCAGGGCTTAA
- the rseP gene encoding RIP metalloprotease RseP: protein MHTVLVDLISVLIVLGIMVLVHEFGHFVAAKLCGVRVEQFSIGFPPRLFGIKIGETDYCISATPLGGYVKMTGETLPGENMTLNSSDAPVAPERDPGALTSHPRWQRIIIGVAGPFANFVLALGLMTGFYMLHNEVPLFADQPVTADWIVAGSPAANAGLQPGDVIVSFDSQQNPSWELINERLALNLPSVRPGHGVELPMVVTRNGQNLPLTLQLTEQTPGKDVPLNEIGLLPKIQADPLKISSVSDRTPAAEAGLKAGDQFQSIDGHVFHSTESIIAYLQQQKGAPVKLVVNHEGTSSTVVLQPKLGQGRNGPAWQLGFLGSLPPYRVDQLPFPKAVDASVKFNRENSLLILEVLKRVLTHKMSVDNLSGPIGIAQQTGLAAETPGWEFKIKLMTTISLNLGILNLLPFPILDGGMILFLLIESVIRRDINPTVKERVYQVAFVLIIVFFAYVIFNDISKLPIFSHFKS from the coding sequence ATGCACACAGTTCTAGTTGATCTCATCTCTGTCCTTATCGTGCTGGGCATCATGGTGCTTGTCCATGAGTTTGGCCATTTTGTCGCGGCTAAACTTTGCGGCGTCCGTGTGGAACAGTTCTCAATCGGATTTCCTCCGCGGCTTTTTGGCATAAAGATTGGCGAGACGGACTATTGCATCTCGGCGACACCGCTCGGCGGCTATGTGAAGATGACCGGCGAAACGCTGCCGGGCGAGAACATGACCCTCAACAGCAGCGATGCGCCCGTAGCGCCGGAACGTGATCCGGGCGCGCTGACCTCGCATCCTCGCTGGCAGCGGATCATCATCGGAGTAGCCGGGCCGTTTGCCAACTTTGTGCTGGCTCTGGGGCTGATGACCGGCTTCTACATGCTGCACAATGAAGTGCCGCTATTTGCAGACCAGCCCGTTACTGCAGATTGGATCGTTGCAGGCAGCCCTGCTGCAAATGCCGGGTTACAGCCAGGCGACGTAATTGTCAGCTTCGATTCTCAGCAAAACCCATCCTGGGAGTTGATCAACGAACGGCTGGCGCTAAACCTTCCCAGCGTGCGTCCCGGTCACGGTGTTGAGTTGCCGATGGTTGTGACGCGCAATGGGCAGAATCTCCCGTTGACGCTGCAATTGACAGAGCAGACACCCGGCAAAGACGTACCGTTGAATGAGATTGGACTACTGCCGAAGATACAGGCGGACCCGCTCAAGATCAGTTCGGTCAGCGACAGAACGCCTGCCGCAGAGGCTGGTCTTAAGGCTGGCGACCAGTTTCAATCCATCGATGGACATGTCTTTCACAGCACGGAGTCGATCATCGCGTATCTGCAACAGCAGAAGGGCGCTCCGGTAAAGCTGGTTGTCAATCATGAGGGCACGAGTTCGACCGTGGTTCTGCAGCCGAAGCTTGGCCAGGGCAGGAACGGTCCTGCATGGCAGCTTGGATTTTTAGGCTCTCTGCCGCCATATCGCGTGGATCAGTTGCCGTTTCCTAAAGCGGTGGACGCTTCGGTGAAGTTTAACCGGGAAAATTCGCTGCTGATTCTGGAAGTGCTGAAGCGCGTGCTAACGCACAAGATGTCGGTCGACAATCTCTCCGGCCCGATAGGCATTGCGCAGCAGACCGGACTAGCGGCTGAGACACCAGGATGGGAGTTCAAGATCAAGCTGATGACGACTATCAGTTTGAACCTGGGTATTCTCAACCTATTGCCGTTCCCGATTCTCGATGGCGGCATGATTCTCTTCCTGTTGATTGAGAGCGTGATTCGTCGCGATATCAATCCGACAGTCAAGGAACGTGTCTACCAGGTGGCCTTTGTTTTAATCATCGTCTTCTTTGCGTATGTCATCTTCAATGACATATCGAAGCTGCCGATCTTCTCACACTTCAAGTCTTAG
- a CDS encoding ADOP family duplicated permease, with protein sequence MLGWKKRRNQLLREFETHIEIEIQENINNGMSPEEARHAAKKKFGNVGLTVEKSREVWGGLWLERLLQDIRYAVRSLSGVPAYTATLVCTLVLGLGCVTTMLAVIQSTLMQPVALPHSEQLVQVYTENSPDGTYASPQALSYKEIDELRRGNRSFTGVGGYNTMVRPVTASDGTRIAVLTEVTSDYFQMLGVQARLGRLILPADTKSPVVVVSHEFWSERLHADPRAIGSTIKVSGELRTVIGVLPLSIHVPQGTGGPIVYVPVSLDASGDDDYKLESASTIARLKPGVSMQQALADAQSIFAHSEPGNAAQDRHLGLRSYRDLVVGDMQKPLLTLLGGVGVLLLIACANAANLQIGRAASRMPEMTVRSALGASFGRLLQQLVTESILISLFSAALGSALSYAAVEVIRHAYGNQFPRFDELSIRPIVLAGTAVLAVLVGVVASIAPALNIRRKTTSRFNTKNATRKTRLPGILVALQVALTCVLLVISGLFVRTLQQLQNVKLGFDPRGVTTLVLMPENQNQDQQLSREIEARLLRRFEALPGIQSVTMQTEIPFSNYNMVLDGRTDVSGRTYQKGDSALYSLVSTSFVHTSGIRLLKGRSFLTEDDTSGSLVVLVNEAFLQKYLDGRQPLGTTLKFHRDPGDTDTDLPFTQPMTVVGVVENEIQGGDLGAPYQPMIYVDSMQIPKNSPIGLIFNMTAQYAVRSSLGPAALSSELRAALKDEAPTMIEMSLRPMQDGISQSLGQRQLALRLVAGFGIVALALSAVGIYGVLAYSVALRRREIGIRMSLGSSRLKVAGLVMRQAGAMVLLGLIPGIAGAWAAGHAVRSFLYGVSALDAATLVYVGVVLVLVSAAAAFFPALRAAQIDPVEILRAE encoded by the coding sequence ATATACGGCCACGCTTGTATGTACGCTCGTACTCGGGCTGGGTTGCGTGACCACTATGCTTGCCGTAATCCAGTCGACGCTGATGCAACCTGTGGCTCTGCCGCATTCTGAGCAACTGGTGCAGGTCTATACCGAAAATAGTCCTGACGGGACTTATGCTTCGCCCCAGGCGCTCTCGTACAAGGAAATCGATGAGCTGCGTCGCGGTAATCGTTCCTTCACCGGTGTCGGCGGATACAACACCATGGTGCGGCCTGTGACTGCATCGGATGGAACACGCATCGCTGTGCTGACAGAAGTGACTTCCGATTACTTCCAAATGCTCGGCGTGCAGGCAAGATTAGGGCGCTTGATTCTGCCTGCCGATACGAAATCTCCCGTGGTTGTGGTCAGCCACGAGTTCTGGAGCGAACGGCTTCATGCTGATCCGAGGGCAATTGGTTCCACGATCAAAGTCTCAGGCGAACTCCGCACGGTGATTGGCGTGCTTCCCCTGAGCATTCATGTTCCTCAAGGAACTGGCGGTCCGATAGTCTATGTTCCCGTTTCGCTCGACGCCTCGGGCGATGACGATTACAAGCTTGAGTCGGCTTCGACAATCGCGCGTCTGAAACCAGGTGTTTCGATGCAGCAGGCGCTTGCGGATGCGCAAAGCATCTTCGCTCACTCCGAACCTGGCAACGCGGCGCAAGACAGGCATCTGGGATTGCGCTCGTATCGGGATTTGGTTGTCGGCGATATGCAAAAGCCCTTGTTGACTCTCCTGGGAGGCGTCGGCGTATTGCTGCTGATCGCGTGTGCCAACGCGGCCAATCTGCAAATTGGGCGCGCGGCCAGCCGTATGCCGGAGATGACAGTTCGCTCTGCATTGGGCGCCAGTTTTGGCAGGCTATTGCAACAGTTAGTGACGGAGAGCATTCTTATTTCGCTGTTCAGTGCAGCGCTCGGCAGCGCGTTGTCCTATGCGGCGGTTGAGGTCATACGGCACGCCTACGGAAATCAGTTTCCCCGCTTTGATGAGTTGTCCATTCGCCCAATCGTTCTGGCTGGTACCGCCGTGCTTGCCGTTCTGGTGGGCGTGGTCGCATCCATCGCGCCTGCATTGAATATTCGGCGAAAGACAACCTCGCGATTTAATACGAAGAATGCGACGCGGAAGACTCGGCTGCCTGGAATCCTGGTCGCGCTTCAGGTTGCGCTCACATGCGTGCTGCTGGTCATCAGCGGCCTGTTTGTGCGCACTTTGCAGCAGCTCCAGAATGTGAAACTGGGATTCGATCCTCGGGGCGTGACTACGCTCGTCCTGATGCCGGAAAACCAAAATCAGGACCAGCAGCTTTCACGCGAGATAGAAGCCCGCCTGCTACGCCGGTTTGAAGCGTTGCCGGGAATTCAATCCGTCACGATGCAGACCGAGATCCCTTTCTCGAACTACAACATGGTATTGGATGGAAGAACGGATGTATCGGGGCGCACATATCAGAAAGGAGATTCCGCCTTGTACAGCCTGGTGAGCACGAGCTTTGTGCATACAAGTGGAATCCGGCTCCTGAAAGGACGCAGCTTTTTGACAGAGGACGATACAAGTGGGTCGCTTGTGGTGCTGGTCAATGAAGCCTTTCTGCAAAAATATCTCGACGGACGCCAGCCTCTTGGCACGACCTTGAAATTTCATCGCGATCCAGGAGATACCGACACCGACCTCCCCTTCACGCAACCGATGACGGTCGTCGGCGTGGTGGAAAATGAAATCCAGGGAGGAGATCTGGGTGCACCGTACCAACCAATGATCTATGTCGACTCTATGCAGATTCCGAAAAATTCTCCGATAGGTCTGATTTTTAACATGACGGCTCAGTACGCGGTGCGATCTTCGCTGGGGCCTGCGGCGCTGTCTTCGGAGCTGCGCGCCGCCCTGAAAGATGAAGCGCCAACGATGATCGAGATGAGTTTACGGCCCATGCAAGACGGAATCTCGCAATCGTTAGGTCAGCGGCAACTTGCTTTACGCCTGGTCGCAGGATTTGGCATCGTCGCGCTGGCTCTCTCGGCAGTGGGAATTTATGGTGTGCTGGCCTATTCGGTAGCCTTGCGGCGCCGTGAAATCGGAATTCGGATGTCGCTTGGATCTTCACGGTTGAAGGTCGCGGGGTTGGTTATGCGCCAGGCAGGTGCGATGGTGCTGCTGGGGCTGATTCCGGGGATAGCGGGCGCGTGGGCTGCGGGACATGCGGTTCGTTCGTTCCTGTATGGAGTAAGCGCGCTGGATGCGGCGACCCTTGTATACGTCGGCGTCGTACTAGTGCTCGTCTCCGCTGCGGCTGCATTCTTTCCGGCCCTGCGGGCAGCCCAGATCGATCCTGTTGAGATTCTGCGGGCAGAATAA
- a CDS encoding acyl-CoA thioesterase produces MSIVTELRVRYAETDQMGVVYYANYLVWFEVGRVEFLRSLGFDYKQMEMEDGCILPVVEASCRYRAPARYDDVILIEAGPIILKGSLLKFAYRIFRASSAREGQLLLAEGETVHIVCDASLQKCLMPERYAAPIRSAIRVSGLDDQGDVDGQD; encoded by the coding sequence ATGTCTATCGTGACCGAGTTACGAGTTCGCTACGCTGAAACGGATCAGATGGGCGTGGTGTATTACGCGAATTACCTGGTGTGGTTTGAGGTAGGACGCGTCGAGTTTCTGCGTTCGCTCGGCTTTGACTACAAGCAGATGGAGATGGAAGATGGCTGCATTCTGCCGGTAGTCGAGGCGAGCTGCCGCTATCGTGCTCCAGCGCGCTATGACGATGTGATTTTGATTGAGGCTGGCCCGATCATCCTGAAGGGCTCGCTGCTCAAGTTTGCTTATCGCATCTTCCGCGCATCGAGTGCGCGGGAAGGGCAGTTGCTGCTGGCAGAGGGCGAAACAGTGCATATTGTCTGCGATGCCAGCCTGCAGAAGTGCCTGATGCCAGAGCGCTATGCAGCCCCTATTCGCAGCGCGATTCGAGTCTCAGGGTTGGACGATCAGGGCGATGTGGACGGGCAGGATTAA